TAGGGGATGTTAAGTGATAATTTTATAACTTTTGGTTCATATAGGCCAATttgcgaggttgagtatacgtcatcaaattagACCAATTTGATTGGCTGTCAATTTTCGATGAACATTTCAAGGTTTCTAATTAAAGGACAACAGAGATAGTTATTTCTATAAACCACTCTCACATTGGTTTTGGGTTAGATGTTCAAGTTTTAGATGGTTAATGACGGATTTAATACCCCACCCACAACCATGGACTTCCTCATTCCTTAGGCCATTCGAACcaggacactaaagcaaggaaacgccacttttttgtgatcaccatacctttcccgccaagtcaGGCCTAAACTTatgctgctgaaatttttgaaagtcaattattggcataactattgaacaaaatacgtgactaatatcattttcgttaccattgatggtatgtgcttaaacCAGGCATGTTAATATCcttgaaatgactttaaacatgtcctaaagtacaacaactgaaatatgccaattaggttttcttgataatgcaagaatttgctctaaacacaatcagtcaatactctttgactaataatattatttgtagaaaactGCTTCAGAAACATCTCGACCAAATTTCAACTAATTTGAcctgtttgttatgaaactatggttctcactctgggcatggccctcaatccaaaataGACATACtctagctctgagctacatattgttctttaaacacatatggatgcttcataatcaaaGAATGATAATTTTAAGAGACATGGCACCTGCTtaatttgactattttgatattttgaatgcttttgcaagaaaaacaatttattggagtccaaagttcaaactgagatctagtctactgtactttggtattactctgtgcccgttaaataatgcctgcctttaatgcaaacttcctaataagtagaaatttaaattCTACCTACAAacagataactcattcatttttcaccattggctgatgtttttttgtcaaatatgatgttcatgggtatttcattcattcttctgactttcaaaattaattcagaaacatttagtatatggacggatttgtatatcaaggagatcattatttaattaaaaaacaCTTTAATTAAAAAACACGTACTATGTAGTGAGGataatcttttttattgagactagagttactgtcctgattcaacgcaatggcgAACTGGCaaacttggcggtcaggggagagccgtgtcgtttcctctctttagagtccctgattCGAATTACGTTTGTGTAGTAGATCCCAAAAGGATCTATCTAGAGCTCTTGACGAGTTGGTGCCAATAGCATTTGCAGAGGAGGAAGTATTTTCGTTGAAGGCCAACTTCTTGACATCATGGAGCTCTATGGGCCCCATAGGCCCTTTATTGACCAACGGTCAcaaggaaaagcaaaaatactGGCTgatatttcaaaggaaaattggCTTTTTCGGAGAAAATTTTCCACCTTCCAATTAGTTGGACATAGTAACAAACACAAATTATATTTCAGTAATGAGCAAGAGTCCCTGAATACACCTAAACGCGCCGCCACGACAGAAAAAGAGGGGGCGACGCAATTCTGCACTCCTCCAGGGCCTTAGGTTCGACTTTCACGTGGGTATTGGTGGTCACCGCCGCAGCTTGTCTCCTCCCATATCTCCGTCGGTTTGCATTCTCACCGATTCTTAGAGAACAtggaaggaggaagagacgTTAACGGGCCTGCGCTTTAGACCACAGTACCATGACGGAGGAACGGGAGAAAAAATCCGTGACCGGATGCAAGCTACATTTTTCTCCCAATACCTGAAATTGGAAGAATGAGTAGTTGGACTAATGTACCATGGATGTTGCTTGGCCAGACTTAAGGTATGCCACAAAAAACCGTTTGAAAGTGATTGTATCTTTTTCTGTtgactcattcattcattcaatctgCTTTGTGACAATGCATCCTACTGGGCTTACTCCTCCTGAAACCATCTTCACACGTGATTAAGTCAACTTTAAAAGGATATAAATCCTCGAACTATCCAACTCGATTCGAACTGTAGTTGAAACGACTTCGTTCTTAGCAAAGAGAAGGTTGCTAGGAAACAATATAGATGCCCTGTCCCTAGGAAACACGAGCTCTTTTGAAATCTGCCATAAAAGAAGGGAGTTATGTATATTTGTAAGTCATTGACAGCTACAGGTGGAGATGCGCTTTGTGCCACTCCACCAGGTCAATCCGCTGTGGAAACTTTTTCTATAACTCGAAACTAAACCTGCGCTCACTCATCATGGTCACTTATTGTTGGTCTAGAAATTGGCCATTATACAACGGGTCATGGGAGTGTGGAATGCTTGCCAAAGGGACCCTAGTTGACAGGGCAGATTTTCATACAGAtgtgtattgtattgtattgtatgttCGTCCATTCCAACACCAAAAGTAGGCGATAAAGGAATATAGGAATAAAAGGTATTgggtaataaataaataaaggaCTGAGTTGGTACCATCGTCAAGGAATTGacaggaatgaaaaagaaaggaaataaaaagcaaataaaaagcacAGAACGAAGGAAAGAGCTGGACCAATATGTAATTTACATCGATATTGTGCTTTTGAACTCGGGTCATTTGGGTAGCGTCCGTATTGCCTTCCTGAATTTCCCCAACGAGGGCATCTCCCTGACAGTTTGGGGTAGCAAGTTCCACAGAGAAACTGAGCGCACATTGAATGCATTCTTTCGGGCCTGAGTTCTCGCCAGTGGGGTCCACAATTCTCGTCTCTGTGTGGCCCTAGAGTCTCTTGGCATCATGTCCTCAAGTAAGGAAAACGAAGGCCTATCCCCTAAGCGAAAGTCTGCAAGGCCATGGAGTGCTTTATAGGTCCATATCAAGTCACAATTATTCCTTCGCTCTTCAATTGAAGTCATCCCCAGCTCTATGAGGCGTTGGGAGTAGTCGAGGTCACGGCCAATCccaccaacatattttgtgaaacGTCTTTGAATGGCTTCCATCTTTGCAATATCTTGCCCCAAAACTGGGGTAAATGCAGGATAGCCATATTCAAGTGTGggttaaaaagtaaaaagtttAATTAGTACATCCCCCCTTCTTGTGGTAAAGTGCCGCCTTATCATACCCAACAACCTGTTGGCCTTGGAGCACTGCACTGACACATGTTCACTAAATTTCAGACGCGAGTCAATCCAGATACCTAGATCACAATGTGTTTGTTTTAGAGATAGTGCGTCTCCATTTATGGTGTAGTTCTGGGGCACATTTGATTTGCCAAATCTTTgtatcaaacactttttggagTTGAAGCTCATTTCGTTGCTTGTGGCCCATCCTTCGAGATTATTCATATCCGCCTGAAGTTTCAATGCATCTCGACCACTAATTATAGAACGGAATAGCCTCACATCATCCGCAAAAAGCCGCAATGACGAGCCATTGGATACATCCATGTCATTCACAAATATTAGGAATAACACAGGGCCAAGGACACTCCCTTGTGGAACCCCGGAAGTGACTTCCAACCAATCAGATACTGCACCCTTGATCAGGACCCTTTGTTTTCTCTGTTCGAGCCAATTTTGGATCCAACCCCATAAATGTCCTTCCACACCGATCCTCCATAGTTTCTCCAGCAGAATATTATGGGGCACtttgtcgaatgctttggagcaATCCAAGTGTACCACATCAAGGCAACCTCCGGAATTGAGCACTCGAGCGACTTGATCAACATGTTCCAATAGATTGGTAGTGCATGATCTACCACTACGGAACCCATGTTGTTGTGGAGTGATGAGATCATGTTCATCTAGATAAGATgtcagttttcttttaatgagtCTCTCCATCAGTTTTCCACAGACGGATGTCATCAAAATGGGACGATAGTTCTCTGGCAGTCTGGAATCTTGCCCCTTTGGTATTGGACagacatttgcaattttccaatCCAACGGGACCCGCCCATCCAACATTGATTTGTTAAAAATCAGAGACAATGGCCATGCCACCGAATTTCCAAGAAACTTCAGCACACATGAGGAGATGCCATCAGGTCCACGGCTGAAGGAACTTTTCAGATGTCGTATCGCCTCCTCAACTTCAGTAAACGTGAAGTGTACTAAACTCAGAGAAGCACCACCCGTCCTTTTCTTTGGTCTCCGTGtgcaattttttaaagggGCGAACACAGAAGCGAACTGatcattcaaaagttcaacCATTCTCATTGGCTCCTCCGTTACCGCCCCTTGGGGAGAGATGAGAGGGCCCACTCTAGGTTTTGTAGCCTTCCTGCTGTTGATATATCGGTAGAATCTTCGGATGTCTCGACATGTGGCCAGCTCATCCTCATAATTACATTTTGAAGCCTCTACCTCCCGCTTAAGTTCccctttcatctttttgaaggCCTGTAGGCAGTTCCAATCCTTGGTGGCCTTATAACGTTTCCACAATCTATTTTTTCGTCTTATTTTAGCTCTCAGTGTCTTGGTAAGCCAAGGAGGACTTTTCGTCTTTGATTTGCTCCTCAACGGAATATAAGCACTCATTCCATGTGCTATCATGTCTCGGAGCAGTATCCATGAAGAGTCCACCGTACCACTCGATACTATAGTTAGCCAGTCAACTTGGGTCAAAAACGAACAAAATCGGGCCCAGTCTCCCTTTTTGAAGTCCATGTGGagcacttcttcttcttcttcctggAACCGAATGTTGACCCCAATTTCCATAATGCAATGGTCGCTTATTGCCATATCCCACCTATAATTGACGTATTCGATGTAATCAACATCATTTGTAAGCACAAGGTCAAGAATATTCCCAGCACTATGCGTTGGCTCCGACACCAATTGCTCAAGGTACCCACTAGACAGGGCTTTCATGAGTTCAAGATCGTCCTGTGAAATCCATAAACGGGAACTCCACTTTACTCCCGGATGATTAAAGTCGCCAACAATTAACGTGTCCCTTGATCTATCGGACAAAAACGCGTTCAGTAATTGGCGGTCACCCAAGTTGGCTGAGGGGGACAAATACGCGCAAAAGATCTCAAGGGAATCAATCCTCAGTCCGCACACACTGGGGTTCTGTACTTCGATGGGGACACACTTGAGTCCTTCCATACAGAGAATgacaacaccaccaccaccacgtcCAAGTTTTGTATCCACTCTATCCTTGCGGCAAAGTAGACGAAAGCCGACGAAATTCAACTCGATGTCCGTGTGCCAAGAATTTAACCATGCCTCAGTAATTAACACTATGTCCGTATCTAGGGGGGATAACAATCCTTGTAGCTCCGTGAACTTATTAACCACACTTCTTGCATTAAGGTACACCAATTTGAGTGTCATATTAAAATGGTTAATGCATGGTACCAGATCTGGTACGAGGAGGATTTGGTTGATCTTCAGCTagcctctttcttctttcgcAAGTAGTTGAGCTTTTTGTTACGCCACCGGTCCGCGACGTAGGGGTCTTCCTTTTCGAAGTGTCATCGTCCAATCCTTGAGGTTTTGCAGAGTACGTCTTGTCCATGAGAGCAGCATTTTCCTTTGAGTGGGGGTTATCCATGTTTTCTTCACCAAGCCTATCAACATGATCCTCAACCTCCTCACGATCACCGGGGTAGTTTCCGCCATTATTGTCGGAGGCCGTTCCATCCCCCTCCGAAAACGTTTCAATACCAGATGGAATGGTCTCTTTTTGCGCCAACCGAAAGTTATTACTTCCATAATCGACGCCAGCCATCGGGCAGGATGCCCTaagatgattttgattccCACAAAGGTAACATTTTTTAATCTGGTCCTTGTGCCAAATCTTGATTTTCCACTTGTTGACTTGTAAAAATGTGGGAATCTCCCTCCCCCTTAATTCGAACTCTAACACGCATATGGCCACTGCCAATACCAGCAAATCGTGGGTCACTTTCACTTCCAAACTTCTCGACCGTCAAATCCGACAGTGGTATGGCAAATGATTCCATTGCTTTCAACAAGTCCTTGCCCTCTACCTCATGAGGCACATGGAATAGCCTGATGAAAGATCGTTGAGCTCCACCCCCCCGAATCGAGCATGTCCATTTTCGATTACCGTACTGGCGTCGGAACTCCACATTATCTCCAAAGCGCTTGGAAACTAACACTTCGCTCTTGGTTACAATAGTGACAACATTCGTAGCTTTTCCAACACCAATAATCCTCTCGATTTCATTGGGGGAGATCTTCATATCACCAAAGATGAAATCCGCCACTACTTGAGAGGAAACCCTTTCCCCTTCCTTATCACAACTGAGGTCGATAGTTAGTGGTGGGAATTTCCGACGAGCCACTTCTGCATATGAATTTCCGCCAATCTGTTCATATCGAGCGGAAGTTTCTTTCTCCCTGGGCCCAGGACTCGGGCTCCCCTTATCGGGCGGACTTGGAGCCATGGGTATTGAGAAGATGTGTCGGATAAAAAGGTCAATATAATATGTGACGCTCAAAACAGGGTATTCACTAAGATTTATTTTAGCCTGTAAAACTACAGATCCTGAATTATATACTAGATTTCGTATGTTACTTTAACGTTTTTTTGCAACTCATGTCTGTAACTTTTGGAACTTCgaaaaatgatattgatgtgaaaattatttgattgttaTTCTTTCAATATACATGGTTGCTGAAATTTGCTACTGAACTTTATTTGGGCGTTAAAGGATCCTTCCAAAACTTTTTAGAGCACATGCAACTGCGGTTGAACTATTCCCTAAAGCCAAAATGATGTTTGGCTCAATGATAGTTAGTTGAAATTAAtttaacatatttttcttcaaagactttttatgttttattcATTAAGGACTCGctcaatcggccctttatttggtagaggctgactcacaaagcgccctctgaagtgcaaacCCTCAGCCATATTACGTGTAGCGTATGAGGGCTATTCCTTTTTAAGTTAGACCCATTTTGAGCAACAAAGGGCTTCATTGGGGATCAGTATCTGCTTAAATTCTAAttctttcttcatcttcatttgccCAGTCAGGAGCTGGAACCCGTCTTGGACGAGGCTGCCACCTGCCCCATCGAAACGATCTCTGTGGATCTGTACGACGTCCGGGGGAGGTCGAACTTGCTGATGATGGATCACTACTCTGGCAATGCCACTAAGGGCCGCCCCCTCAAGCCCCTTACTAAGGGACAACGTGTTCACATCCAGGACGTTACGGACAAATCATGGAGTTTTGGTTCTGGCATCTTGATTGACTTCCTCCCTAATGGTCGCTCATCATGCCAAGTCATGACAGAGGCGGGAGTTTACCGCTGCAAAAGGAACCACCTCCCCCAAACGCCCCCTCACCCGCTTCCGCCTCGCCCACGCCAATGCTTGTCACGGTTCCCTCTTCTCCACCACGGCCACGAAGGTCGGTACGCCTTAAAACCCGTCGTGTCCTGGGCCATGGAGTGCGGAAGCACTGTAGTGGAAACCCTCACCcaacctcgctagaagacgttctTGTCTTTGTCTTTACTTGAGCAATCTTACCTCagtggtacccacaacatAAAAGAtgagtttgctcaaatgccgAGATTATTAGTTGctcttttctttgttaaaataACACAAGGATATTACAATCCTTAAATAACGTAAACATTGTGTTACACCATGAATGTAGCCATTGGATGGATATGTTCACGAGAGTTCAAATTGAGGCTAAACAAGATGGAATAGGAGGTTAATAATTTGATCAGTGTCGTAAAAAATTGAGAGTAATAATGAAAAACATCAtaatgaaaatttaaaaaaaaaaactgaagctTTATTGCTAGTAGGGCACAATAAGGAAAACCAATCAGCATTGCTCACATTGATGTtaattttgccacttttcttCTGTTGGAAGAGGCTTTTCCTGATCTTTTTCGAGCCAGGTGAATATTATCGTTCAGCATGGTAACCTTGTTTTTTATCATAACATTAAAGAACTTTTCCCCAACCATAGGGATAAAATCAAGGAAACAATGGCCTTGGTTGCAAAAATGGTTTAAACACGACAACACAACAGGACATTCCATGGCACGAGTCATGAAAACTTCAACAAAAACTATCCTGTGGTCACTCATggacaaaaataattgttcggtttctttgtcatcaaaaatCAAGCATTGTAATTGAAGACAGCAGAGGCAGGTCATATGGATGAGATCGGATGGTGTCATGAGGCCTCCTCGGTTGACTTGATCGGTGAATTCCTTGCTAGCCAATTTAAAATCACTTAAGCAATTGTCAAAGACATCTTCAAACTGGATGGAGGGCGGGCCTTGGGATTGAATAACCAATTCATAAAAATCTTCACACTTCTTAACCTTCAAAAGGCACCTTGATATAAACCCAGCTACGTAGAAAATTATACCCTCTTGTTCCTTGAAGTCTGTGGACGAAATAGGTTCTGCAGGAAGGGCAGCCAGTAAAATCCGGACACTCTCTTTAATCTCCTCTCCATTGGTAGCATCGGTTTGAAGTGCGCATTGGACATCCACCAGATCCAAACCAGAATACTTCACCAGGGACTCGACTCGTATCTTCTTTTCCGCTTCAAGAAACTGCCTCACCGATAAAAAGAAGTTCCCACCtgtaaatcaaacaaaaactgATGGTGCAAAGGAGTTCCTCAAGTAGTCACTTTTAACCTTTACTCACCCGATAATTGTCGATACCATGAAAACCGCCGTTCTAGCGGGTCGGAATTGATTTTGCCAGGTAAAACATACGAGAGCCTTCTTGTTGACAAGAGATATCGTGATAAGGCGATGAGCGATGTCACAGTCTTactcaatgcaaaaaatgtttccttggTCAGGCCGGGCAGTTTTGAATCCTTCCAGTCTCGAATCCACGTCGCAAATTCCGAGAGAAAGTTCAGAGaatcttgattttcaaaatctattGGCTTTCGTCGATCGTCCCTTAATCGCACATGAGCATAAGTGTCTTTAACATTGACACGATTCCAAAATCCTCTGATAAGCTCCAGAAAATTCGctgtttctttccaatgatctCTGCCATGTCTTGAAAAGTACTTGAGCGCTTGAATGGTTGAGTCGTGGAAACAGGAATCGGCCAATAAGACATTGGTCTCTTCAATCGACTTGGGTCCCAAGACTTTATCTGAAAGCTTGTAGGCATACCGCACAGCATTGGCACACTCCTGGTGATACAGCTCTCGCAAATGATGAAAAGAGGCAGACATTGGAATACCATCAAATGGTGGGCACTGGAAGGTCTTCTTGTTCACTAGATTGTTATAAATGTTCTTGAATAGATGCACCGAGTCAAACATTAAGAATATTTTTGACTCCTCCTTGAATGGGTTAGCAATGCTTTCCATCATTTCTCCGCCTGATATGTCAGCAAAACACTTTCGGTTGGCCGAGTGAGCATCTGAGATGGTGGCCACTACGTCAAATCCTAGCTCTGTAACGAGCTTCAATACTTTGAGATACCATTTTTCTATGACCTGAGCACTAATCTTCTTAGACACTGGGACCATGGCCACCACATCATGAAAACTTCCTGCCACTGATTTAACCATGAAGCAGAGCAATGTTTTTGTAGGGTCCCCATTTTCAAGTCCCAGAAGCTTTCCTTGGTGGTACTCGACCTTTTGGGAGGCATACACCTCATCAAACAGAATAGCCAGGATTTTCTCACGATCCGATAGTGCTTCAAATCTGGCACTGAGATAAGTTCGAGTGGTTTCGGGTAACCCAGTTGTTACCAAGCTCACCGATGAGCAGATTCTTCGCAAGTAACGAATTGAAGGAAGGCATAACAACCCGTCTCTCAGAAGGTGTTTATACAGAGTGGGGGAAATATTTTCCCAATGTAGGGCGAGAGAAATGAGAGATGCTTGGTATCGTCTTGCTTTGGGTGGCTTCAAAGAGAGCAGCATTCATTTGAGAGCAAAGAAAAGATAGGCAGGCGGAGATATTGTTGTCTGTGAAGTATTCTTCATCAAGGATGCTATCGATGCCTCTGATCTGGCTTGTGACGATATCACTTGGGCTGCCAATCCGTTGGCCACATTCACTTTGAGACTTCAAGTATGAGAGAATGTTGAGGACTTCT
This Tigriopus californicus strain San Diego chromosome 12, Tcal_SD_v2.1, whole genome shotgun sequence DNA region includes the following protein-coding sequences:
- the LOC131891239 gene encoding uncharacterized protein LOC131891239, translating into MLLSLKPPKARRYQASLISLALHWENISPTLYKHLLRDGLLCLPSIRYLRRICSSVSLVTTGLPETTRTYLSARFEALSDREKILAILFDEVYASQKVEYHQGKLLGLENGDPTKTLLCFMVKSVAGSFHDVVAMVPVSKKISAQVIEKWYLKVLKLVTELGFDVVATISDAHSANRKCFADISGGEMMESIANPFKEESKIFLMFDSVHLFKNIYNNLVNKKTFQCPPFDGIPMSASFHHLRELYHQECANAVRYAYKLSDKVLGPKSIEETNVLLADSCFHDSTIQALKYFSRHGRDHWKETANFLELIRGFWNRVNVKDTYAHVRLRDDRRKPIDFENQDSLNFLSEFATWIRDWKDSKLPGLTKETFFALSKTVTSLIALSRYLLSTRRLSYVLPGKINSDPLERRFSWYRQLSGGNFFLSVRQFLEAEKKIRVESLVKYSGLDLVDVQCALQTDATNGEEIKESVRILLAALPAEPISSTDFKEQEGIIFYVAGFISRCLLKVKKCEDFYELVIQSQGPPSIQFEDVFDNCLSDFKLASKEFTDQVNRGGLMTPSDLIHMTCLCCLQLQCLIFDDKETEQLFLSMSDHRIVFVEVFMTRAMECPVVLSCLNHFCNQGHCFLDFIPMVGEKFFNVMIKNKVTMLNDNIHLARKRSGKASSNRRKVAKLTSM